GCTCGAGTGGTGGAATGGTAGACACAAGGGACTTAAAATCCCTTGGGAGTAATCCCGTGCTGGTTCGAGTCCAGTTTCGAGCACCAAAAGCGCCCTTAGCTCAGCAGGTAGAGCAAATGACTTTTAATCATTGGGTCAGAGGTTCAAATCCTCTAGGGCGTACCATTTCAAATTTATTTGTCCATTTTTTTATAATTTTTCATTAAAAAGGCTTAAAATGTCAAAAAAAATAGCAATTTTAACTTCTGGTGGCGACTCACCAGGAATGAATTCTGCTATAAGTGCTCTTGTTAAGGCCGCACTTAATTCAGGATTTGAACCATATTTAATTTTAGAAGGCTACCTTGGAATTTTGAATAAAAATATTATATTAGCCTCTGAATTTCCGTATAACGGTATCTCTAGTTTTGGTGGCACAGCAATTGGTTCTACCCGTTTTCCGGAATTTAAAGAGGAAGAAATTCAAAAAAAAGCCGCAAAAATCTTAACAGATATGGGTATTTCTTCTTTAATTGTTATTGGAGGAGATGGAACTTACAAAGGTGGTTATAAACTTCATTTGCAAGGAATCAAAGTAATTGCTCTACCAGGAACAATTGATAATGATATTCAATTTACTGATTATACAATTGGATTTGATTCAGCTTTAAATACAATTGTAGAAAGTGTTGACAAATTAAGAGATACTGCTAATTCCCATCGACGTTGTTTTGTTGTTGAAGTCATGGGGCGTCATTGTCCAGATTTAGCTTTGTATTCAGCAATTGCAACCGGAAGTGAAATTGTTATTACTAATACAAATCCTCTAAGTGCACAAGAAGCATCAGAAATTGTTCTTGAGCAATTTAAAAAAGGTAAGCCAAGCGTTATTATTACAGTATTAGAGTATGTTTTACCAAATTTAAAAGAATTTGCTGCTCAAATTGAAAAAATAACTAATATAACAACAAGAGCTTTTGAAGTTGGACATATTCAAAGAGGCGGAAGACCTTCGGCATTTGACCGAATATTAGCAACTAAGATGGCAATGAAAGCAATTGAGTTAATTGATGAAAGAAAATCAGGACTTGCAATTGGTTATTTAGATGGAAAAATTCAAGCTCACGATATAACCGAAGTAGTCTCAGCCTCAGTTGAAAGAACAGCCGAATTAGCTCAAAAAATTAACAAAATTAATCAAAATTAATTTAGAGAAGGTATAAAATGCGTAAAATTAGAAAACTTCAAATGCAAAAAAGGCGAGAAGCACGAAGACTTAAAACTTCTAAAGCCGCTAAAAAATTAAATGCAAAATTACAACTTTTAGTGGAAAAAAGTTTGCAATAATTTAAAAACAGTTAAACAAAAAAAGGTGAAAATCACCTTTTTTTGTTTAAGAATTTAAACTGATTTACCAAAAATTAACTATTTTTTTATGAAATCAATAAAAACTTTATTAAAATATTCAGGATTTTCTGTATAAATCAAATGCCCAGTTTTTGGTATGATTTCGGTTTGGACGTGCGGTATTAGACTTTCAAAATATGACTTAGTTTCTTGTTGTAGAACAATTCCATCTTTTTCACCTAAAACAAGAAGTGTTGGACATTTTATTGATTTAATTCCGTCCTCAATTTGATCCATCATATTATTTTTTAGTAAATTTTTACTAAGGGTTACAATATTGTGATTATTAAAATATTCGTAATTAAAGGTGGCTTTTGCTCATTCTATATATTTAGGATTTTTATATTTATCTTTATCATATTCATAAATTGGCAAAAATTCTAACATTTCTTCAGGTGTTTTTGGGAAGAATTTCTCGTAAAAAAAATCTTTTAATGGTAAATTAGCTTTATTCATTGGACCAATGAAAACTATTTTTGAAATTAATTCAGGAATTCTTTTATAAACTAAAGCGCCATATCCACCTCCCATTGAGTGGCCAACCAAAACAACGTTTTTAAGGTTTAATTTTTTAATAAATTCAACTGTCAAATCTGCATAATAATCTACATAAAGTTGCTCTTCTTTTGCGGGAGTTAAATTATTTCCTGGGAGTGTGTAGGCATAAAAATTTACGCCAATTTTTTTGCTAATAGACTCAATTACAGTGCTAAAAACATTATGGCTTGAGTTAAAACCATGGCAAAAAACAATATTAATTTTGTTGTATGGGCTTTGATTAATAATAAAAGGGTATGGTCAAACTGAATTAGACATTTTCTGATCTCCTTTGTGATTTTTTGTGTATTTAAATGTGTATTTAAAATAAATTTTTTGCTTATTTAAAATTAATTATAAAATAAAAAATTTTTTTTAACTTTTTATTTCAAAAAAAATAAAAAGTGATATAATGTTATTCGCCACTAAAATAATAACCTTGTAACCTGGTCAGGATAGAAATATAGCAGCCATATCGAGAAGTATTGTGTTTAGTGGTCTTTTTTATATTTGAAAAGGTAAAAAAACACTATGTCTTCTCGGCAATCTAATAAATCAAGCAATGTTCATTGTTCTTGTTCTAATCAGAAAAACCATAATTTAGCTAAATGCTTAAAAAATCAACTTGTTTTACGTGCAGAACGTGAAATTTTTTATCATAATCAAAGCAAAATAAACCTGAAAAATTTCTGAAAAAAGCGAACCCTTTCAATCATAATGATGGCTTTTTCAGCATTATTATTTACATTAGGTGTTATTTTTTTCTTAGGAGTCGCAAGAACTGTCCCAACAGGTGTATCGGCAATTCCAGCGCTTACTATAATAATAATTAATTCTCAATATGAGGTAAATATTGGCTGAAGTTTTGCAATAATTTATTTTGTTATTAATATTCCTTTAATAATTTTTATTCTTGTTAAAGTTCCGAACAAAAGTTTTAGTTATCTTACCTTTATTTGACTTTTTTTCCAAATTGTTTGAAACCAGGTTTTTTCTTTAGATACCCCAATAAGAACATTTTTAATTAACAATATCTTAATTCCAAACCAAGAAGG
Above is a window of Mesomycoplasma ovipneumoniae DNA encoding:
- the pfkA gene encoding 6-phosphofructokinase, whose product is MSKKIAILTSGGDSPGMNSAISALVKAALNSGFEPYLILEGYLGILNKNIILASEFPYNGISSFGGTAIGSTRFPEFKEEEIQKKAAKILTDMGISSLIVIGGDGTYKGGYKLHLQGIKVIALPGTIDNDIQFTDYTIGFDSALNTIVESVDKLRDTANSHRRCFVVEVMGRHCPDLALYSAIATGSEIVITNTNPLSAQEASEIVLEQFKKGKPSVIITVLEYVLPNLKEFAAQIEKITNITTRAFEVGHIQRGGRPSAFDRILATKMAMKAIELIDERKSGLAIGYLDGKIQAHDITEVVSASVERTAELAQKINKINQN
- a CDS encoding alpha/beta fold hydrolase — encoded protein: MSNSVWPYPFIINQSPYNKINIVFCHGFNSSHNVFSTVIESISKKIGVNFYAYTLPGNNLTPAKEEQLYVDYYADLTVEFIKKLNLKNVVLVGHSMGGGYGALVYKRIPELISKIVFIGPMNKANLPLKDFFYEKFFPKTPEEMLEFLPIYEYDKDKYKNPKYIEWAKATFNYEYFNNHNIVTLSKNLLKNNMMDQIEDGIKSIKCPTLLVLGEKDGIVLQQETKSYFESLIPHVQTEIIPKTGHLIYTENPEYFNKVFIDFIKK